The following coding sequences are from one Planctomycetota bacterium window:
- a CDS encoding VWA domain-containing protein encodes MSGFRIKAQPQNLCRIYLIDDSASVFLDNDKLLASINANIKQLGRNDVSRILYLTSTDKTVTNIEKAILSAKGSFPAGYRKEILLFSDGNETEGDARKVIPYLKQEGITLYTIPIGPNEIVDIKIDSVEAPKFVREGQPIELKCRISSTVNTMVDIQVYSNGKLIGEADRISLLKDQDNLVVVNLQAQAEPIQYYEINVSSRELHEIVVENNTRQEVIQKIGKPKVLYFPSIMISNPVHRMIPRIIGSDNAFELKIGDIPNAFKLYDIIIIDNLHFNEIPFVKEVIIPFVSNGGGLLIVGGQNSFGLGNYQNSEFEKILPVYATPPEDLSLVVILDASGSMDEISGVAGKNKFQVASEALESFAALLSKIDRLEVMAFNQGYETILPFQNADDIVSKLKDGIARVRPTGPTAILPPLQRAINTLSNSPSAKRHIILLSDGHSTTNEALDGFKQMADKLRQNNITISVIATGGNINEETLKALTKEGGGGKIYRLNSKDKDSLAVNLKEDLSAHKGFYREAESLVVSALIKDDILKGIGNIPQISGYNRTALKPNSRLAASVLGGEPIIADWQYGLGRVMVLTTSLDSKWTVRWDKWNGLGQMITQSLRYLTADIGQNQLFDISTEVLADGSIKLVVKAPDNLQLDAQVEPLTEMATDIQTVRILQVAIGKYEAILPSQEGIVISVFYQKEGSKQLLGRVPVVAQYASEWRRFTPDMGFLRNIAGSTGGKLFTADEFIKGATLNAINNKSETSYRNISAILILAALGVFLADLLIRR; translated from the coding sequence GTGTCTGGATTCCGGATAAAAGCCCAGCCTCAAAACCTCTGCCGGATTTATCTGATTGATGATTCCGCCAGCGTGTTTCTTGATAATGATAAGCTGCTGGCATCTATAAATGCTAACATTAAGCAATTAGGCAGGAATGATGTGAGCCGTATTTTATATCTGACCTCTACGGATAAGACAGTGACTAATATCGAAAAGGCGATTTTATCAGCCAAGGGGTCATTCCCGGCCGGGTATCGCAAGGAGATATTACTGTTTAGTGATGGTAACGAGACTGAAGGCGATGCCCGGAAGGTTATTCCGTATCTCAAGCAGGAGGGAATTACGCTTTATACTATCCCGATTGGGCCTAATGAGATAGTAGATATAAAGATAGACAGTGTTGAGGCGCCGAAGTTCGTACGGGAAGGCCAGCCCATAGAACTAAAATGCCGCATATCCAGCACGGTTAATACCATGGTCGATATCCAGGTTTATAGCAATGGTAAACTGATAGGGGAGGCAGACAGGATATCATTATTGAAGGACCAGGATAATCTCGTGGTCGTCAACCTGCAGGCCCAGGCCGAACCAATCCAGTATTATGAAATAAATGTTTCATCTCGAGAACTGCATGAGATAGTAGTGGAGAATAATACCCGGCAAGAGGTTATCCAGAAGATAGGGAAGCCGAAGGTATTATATTTTCCGAGTATTATGATTTCGAATCCAGTACATAGGATGATTCCCCGGATTATCGGATCCGACAATGCATTTGAATTAAAAATAGGGGATATACCGAACGCATTCAAATTATATGACATCATTATAATTGATAATCTTCATTTTAATGAAATTCCTTTTGTGAAAGAGGTAATAATACCGTTTGTTTCCAATGGGGGTGGATTATTGATAGTGGGCGGGCAGAATAGTTTTGGATTAGGTAATTATCAGAATAGCGAGTTTGAGAAGATTCTGCCGGTCTATGCCACGCCGCCTGAGGATTTGTCGCTTGTCGTAATACTGGATGCCTCAGGCAGCATGGATGAGATATCAGGTGTTGCAGGCAAGAACAAGTTCCAAGTGGCATCAGAGGCATTGGAGAGTTTTGCTGCTCTGCTCAGCAAGATAGACAGGTTGGAGGTAATGGCATTTAATCAGGGATATGAGACGATTTTACCGTTCCAGAATGCGGATGATATTGTTTCTAAACTAAAAGATGGTATTGCCAGGGTCAGGCCGACCGGACCGACTGCCATTCTTCCGCCGCTGCAGAGGGCAATCAATACATTGAGCAATTCGCCGTCCGCCAAAAGGCACATCATTTTGTTATCGGACGGACATAGCACTACTAACGAAGCGCTGGATGGTTTTAAGCAGATGGCTGACAAACTCCGTCAGAATAACATTACGATTTCAGTCATTGCCACTGGTGGAAATATCAATGAGGAAACCTTAAAGGCGCTTACCAAAGAGGGAGGGGGCGGAAAAATCTATCGGCTGAATAGTAAAGATAAAGACAGTTTAGCCGTTAACCTAAAAGAGGATTTATCGGCCCACAAGGGGTTCTATCGCGAGGCGGAAAGTTTAGTCGTTTCAGCATTAATAAAAGACGATATCCTTAAGGGCATCGGCAATATTCCGCAGATTTCCGGATATAACCGCACCGCCTTAAAGCCTAATTCGCGTCTGGCGGCGTCCGTGTTAGGCGGCGAGCCGATTATAGCTGACTGGCAGTACGGCCTGGGACGGGTGATGGTCCTGACCACCTCGCTTGATTCCAAATGGACGGTCAGATGGGATAAATGGAATGGGTTAGGGCAGATGATAACCCAGTCATTGCGTTATCTTACCGCTGATATCGGCCAAAATCAGCTATTTGATATCTCAACAGAGGTGCTGGCTGATGGCAGTATTAAATTAGTGGTGAAAGCGCCTGATAATTTACAGCTTGATGCGCAAGTTGAGCCGCTTACCGAAATGGCTACTGATATTCAGACCGTACGGATTTTACAGGTTGCGATTGGCAAATATGAGGCGATTTTGCCGTCTCAAGAAGGGATTGTCATCTCCGTGTTTTACCAGAAAGAGGGCAGTAAACAATTACTTGGCCGGGTTCCGGTAGTTGCCCAGTATGCAAGCGAATGGCGCAGGTTCACGCCGGATATGGGGTTCTTGAGAAACATAGCAGGATCAACAGGGGGGAAGCTATTCACCGCCGATGAATTTATAAAAGGAGCTACGCTAAATGCGATTAACAATAAATCCGAGACATCCTACCGTAATATAAGTGCCATATTGATACTGGCGGCATTAGGCGTATTTCTAGCAGACTTGTTAATCAGGCGATAG
- a CDS encoding DUF1080 domain-containing protein produces the protein MIIKRISNWPLLITSACLIFLIGIVIWAQRYGGEDPPDKEWLKLKKSAESHYTLRTTAPETDGRKLLDRMELSFNALSKLLNWSGALGKPFEIKMYKNRKQFVKGTLLGNAGAFYSPSEKYLCGFFSKNKEKIYNYLSHEGVHQFHHMIFGRPYEEIEGVPRWYDEGVADCMGNSEVRDGKFRMCLHKGPIATGRLPTIQRAIRNKKYYPLADLMKMDKRTFYTNGSLCYAEAWSFIHFLLTYPKKEDKTKPYPAGDYFYIMGRLFNAFMDYTQFNAGKKKDSQIKTLDDVYKYSFVSKDGKTPINMEELEEQWKNYVMKFHFREGADGLKDEEAEVLLNKTVDLFKSGKWSEAKQNLDELKGKYGGTMPVTENTSDLNQMLRICELKSKEGSTNSVTTEIKLFNGKDINNWEQDDEDEEAGGWTVKDSTINCASEYTMIRYKEPTCLDYTISIIFKFQGKIGPDKGPAFIICKMNDDYNFVGASIDTSGKKVQVMGSYRDYETIPGYGSILVQVLKPWESESLEDVDYKNNDWNTLKFTSRGTEISASCNGNEIGSHTLKDEELEKIGLDKRGRIVIVMQDGKLQIKDVTLLYENTENNDKSEDKTGKDSSDDDSEKNIKKK, from the coding sequence TCAAGAGAATCTCGAATTGGCCTCTTTTGATAACATCCGCTTGTTTGATATTTCTTATCGGTATTGTTATCTGGGCGCAGCGGTACGGCGGTGAAGACCCGCCCGACAAGGAATGGCTCAAACTGAAGAAAAGCGCCGAGAGCCACTATACCCTGAGAACCACGGCGCCCGAGACAGACGGCAGAAAACTGCTGGACCGGATGGAACTGTCTTTTAATGCCCTTTCTAAACTCCTCAACTGGAGCGGCGCATTGGGAAAACCATTTGAAATCAAGATGTACAAGAACCGGAAACAGTTTGTCAAAGGAACCCTCCTGGGGAATGCCGGCGCCTTTTACAGCCCTTCGGAAAAATATCTGTGCGGTTTCTTCTCTAAAAATAAGGAAAAAATATATAATTATCTGTCCCATGAGGGCGTCCATCAATTCCATCATATGATTTTCGGCAGGCCTTATGAGGAAATAGAAGGCGTGCCCCGCTGGTACGATGAGGGCGTGGCCGATTGTATGGGCAATTCCGAAGTGAGAGACGGAAAATTCAGAATGTGCCTGCATAAAGGCCCTATTGCCACGGGAAGACTGCCGACTATTCAAAGAGCCATCCGAAACAAGAAATATTATCCCTTGGCAGACCTGATGAAAATGGACAAAAGGACTTTTTACACTAACGGTTCGCTCTGCTATGCCGAGGCCTGGTCATTTATTCATTTCCTCCTTACCTATCCCAAAAAAGAGGATAAAACCAAGCCATATCCGGCCGGCGATTACTTCTACATCATGGGGCGGCTTTTCAACGCATTTATGGACTATACCCAGTTTAATGCCGGCAAGAAAAAAGATAGTCAAATCAAGACATTAGATGACGTCTATAAATATAGCTTCGTCTCCAAGGACGGAAAAACGCCTATCAATATGGAAGAGCTGGAAGAACAATGGAAGAACTATGTCATGAAATTCCATTTCCGTGAAGGCGCCGATGGATTAAAAGACGAAGAGGCGGAAGTGCTGTTGAATAAAACAGTGGATTTATTCAAATCCGGCAAATGGTCTGAAGCCAAACAAAACCTTGATGAATTGAAAGGGAAATATGGCGGGACAATGCCGGTGACGGAAAATACCAGTGACCTCAACCAGATGCTGCGTATTTGCGAACTAAAATCCAAGGAAGGCTCCACCAACTCTGTAACTACCGAGATTAAACTATTCAATGGCAAGGATATCAATAACTGGGAACAGGATGACGAAGATGAGGAAGCGGGCGGGTGGACAGTAAAAGATTCCACTATCAATTGCGCCTCCGAGTACACTATGATACGTTACAAAGAACCAACCTGCCTTGACTATACCATAAGTATCATCTTCAAATTCCAGGGTAAAATCGGACCAGACAAAGGACCGGCATTTATCATTTGCAAAATGAACGACGATTACAATTTTGTCGGAGCGAGTATAGATACAAGCGGTAAAAAAGTACAGGTGATGGGAAGCTACCGGGACTACGAAACCATCCCCGGATATGGATCTATTCTTGTTCAAGTTCTTAAACCGTGGGAAAGCGAATCACTGGAAGATGTCGATTATAAGAACAACGACTGGAATACCCTAAAATTCACGTCCAGAGGGACAGAAATATCAGCATCATGTAACGGAAACGAGATCGGATCCCATACTCTCAAGGATGAGGAACTGGAAAAGATTGGGCTTGATAAGCGAGGCCGCATCGTTATTGTTATGCAGGATGGCAAGCTTCAGATTAAGGATGTCACCCTGTTATATGAAAACACGGAAAACAATGATAAATCTGAAGATAAAACAGGAAAAGACTCCTCTGATGATGATTCAGAGAAAAATATCAAGAAGAAGTAA
- the dprA gene encoding DNA-protecting protein DprA: MVSLELLLTLNSLRIGSAFYERLLRHFGSAEAITRASPEKILRIPRVSTFAGELPKALREQRGRQELELARKHGIKVISFEDAQYPPRLKSIFDYPLVLYVKGNIKVLDNDLAVAIVGTRHNSIYGQMQAERMAYTLAQRGFCVVSGLARGIDTYAHQGVLKVKGGQTIAVLGNGLKHVYPAENKKLLERICENGVVVSELPFAMAVNKINFPTRNRIISGLSLGTVVIEAPLRSGALITADFALEQGREVFALPGKVDNPSSQGCHKLIKQGAKLIEGVEDILDELNIPSPAREVSVGARLVQSLSADEKSLLSILDASEQLSIDDIIDRVKLPSSLVLTTLLTLEMKKLVRQMPGKSYIRM, from the coding sequence ATGGTATCCCTTGAGCTTTTGCTAACCCTGAATTCCCTGCGGATTGGTTCGGCATTCTACGAGCGGTTGCTGCGACATTTCGGCTCGGCTGAGGCCATCACACGGGCAAGCCCGGAGAAAATACTCAGGATTCCGCGGGTTTCCACATTTGCCGGAGAACTGCCCAAGGCATTGAGGGAGCAACGGGGCCGGCAGGAATTGGAGCTGGCCCGAAAACACGGCATCAAGGTCATCTCGTTTGAGGATGCGCAATATCCGCCCCGGCTTAAATCAATCTTTGATTATCCCCTGGTGCTATATGTCAAGGGTAATATCAAGGTGCTTGACAATGATCTGGCTGTTGCCATCGTCGGGACACGGCATAACAGTATTTACGGGCAGATGCAGGCCGAGCGGATGGCTTATACCCTGGCGCAGCGCGGGTTCTGCGTGGTCAGCGGCCTGGCCCGGGGCATTGATACCTATGCGCATCAGGGTGTGCTGAAGGTCAAAGGCGGCCAGACCATTGCGGTCCTGGGCAACGGCCTGAAACACGTCTATCCGGCTGAGAACAAGAAACTTCTGGAACGAATCTGCGAGAACGGGGTCGTAGTTTCCGAATTGCCCTTTGCCATGGCGGTTAATAAGATAAATTTCCCGACCCGCAACCGAATTATCAGCGGCCTGAGTTTGGGCACGGTGGTGATAGAAGCGCCATTAAGAAGCGGCGCCTTGATTACGGCTGACTTTGCCCTGGAACAGGGACGGGAGGTTTTTGCCCTGCCTGGCAAAGTGGATAACCCGTCCAGCCAGGGATGCCATAAACTGATTAAACAGGGCGCCAAGCTCATTGAAGGCGTAGAAGATATCCTGGATGAACTCAATATTCCTTCTCCGGCCAGAGAGGTGTCAGTTGGCGCGCGCCTGGTTCAATCGCTGAGTGCCGATGAAAAGTCCTTATTGTCTATACTGGATGCCTCAGAGCAATTGAGCATAGACGATATTATAGACCGGGTTAAACTGCCGTCTTCCCTGGTTTTGACCACGCTCCTGACCCTGGAAATGAAGAAACTGGTCAGGCAGATGCCCGGGAAGAGTTATATTAGAATGTAG